The Lycium barbarum isolate Lr01 chromosome 9, ASM1917538v2, whole genome shotgun sequence genome has a segment encoding these proteins:
- the LOC132609116 gene encoding laccase-12-like, which yields MEAFNMSISNPLRSLLFYGIFLLFANAASLAKAKVHYHDFVIQATPVKRLCNTHNTITVNGQFPGPTLEVNNGDTLVIKVVNRAQYNVTIHWHGVRQMRTAWADGPEFITQCPIRPGGSYTYRFTIQGQEGTLWWHAHSSWLRATVYGALVIHPKEGTSYPFPKPKRETPILLGEWWDANPIDVIRQATRTGGAPNISDAYTINGQPGDLYNCSSQDTTIVHVDSGETNLLRVINAALNQQLFFSVANHKLTVVGADASYVKPFTTSVLMLGPGQTTDVLITANQPPARYYMAARAYASGQGAPFDNTTTTAILEYKAAPCPAKGVKINPTLPSLPAFNDTATATAFTSSFRSAKKVEVPTDIDENLLFTVGLGLNNCPAGASSSSCQGPNGTRFTASMNNVSFVLPSNFSLLQAHHQGIPGVFSTDFPAVPPVKFDYTGNVSRSLWQPISATKLYKLKYGSRVQLVLQGTSIQTAENHPIHLHGYDFYILAEGFGNFNPQTDTAKFNLVDPPLRNTASVPVKGWSVIRFVADNPGVWIMHCHLDVHINWGLAMAFLVENGVTELEALEEPPVDLPVC from the exons ATGGAGGCCTTCAACATGAGCATTTCCAACCCTTTGCGCTCTTTGTTATTCTATGGCATTTTTCTTCTCTTTGCAAATGCTGCGTCTTTAGCAAAAGCCAAAGTTCACTACCACGACTTTGTT ATTCAAGCAACACCAGTGAAGAGGCTGTGCAATACGCACAACACCATAACTGTGAACGGGCAATTCCCCGGACCAACTTTGGAAGTGAACAATGGAGATACTCTAGTGATCAAGGTTGTCAATAGGGCTCAGTATAATGTCACCATTCATTG GCATGGGGTGAGGCAAATGAGAACGGCATGGGCGGATGGGCCAGAATTTATCACTCAGTGTCCAATTAGACCAGGAGGGAGTTACACTTATCGGTTTACGATTCAAGGACAAGAAGGGACACTTTGGTGGCACGCACACAGCTCATGGCTAAGGGCCACTGTTTATGGAGCCCTTGTTATTCACCCTAAAGAAGGAACGTCCTACCCATTCCCTAAGCCCAAAAGAGAAACACCTATTCTGCTTG GTGAGTGGTGGGATGCAAACCCCATTGACGTTATTAGACAAGCTACACGAACAGGAGGAGCGCCTAATATATCGGATGCTTACACCATCAATGGTCAACCAGGTGATCTTTACAACTGTTCTAGTCAAG ATACTACCATAGTACATGTGGACTCGGGTGAGACGAACCTCCTTAGAGTCATAAACGCTGCACTCAACCAACAACTTTTCTTCTCAGTGGCCAACCACAAGCTCACTGTTGTTGGAGCAGATGCATCTTATGTCAAACCTTTCACCACATCAGTCCTTATGTTAGGACCAGGACAAACTACTGATGTCCTCATCACTGCTAATCAACCACCAGCCCGATACTACATGGCTGCGCGTGCCTATGCAAGTGGACAAGGAGCACCCTTTGACAACACTACAACCACAGCCATTTTAGAGTATAAGGCTGCTCCTTGCCCTGCTAAGGGTGTCAAGATCAATCCCACTTTACCATCTCTGCCAGCATTTAACGACACTGCCACCGCCACTGCCTTCACAAGCAGTTTCAGGAGTGCAAAAAAGGTCGAAGTACCAACTGATATCGACGAAAACCTACTCTTTACAGTTGGATTGGGACTCAACAATTGCCCTGCAGGGGCAAGCTCTAGTAGCTGTCAAGGTCCAAATGGAACTCGATTTACTGCAAGTATGAACAATGTGTCATTTGTGCTACCATCCAATTTCTCCTTGCTTCAGGCACATCACCAGGGCATACCTGGAGTTTTCTCAACCGATTTCCCAGCAGTCCCACCGGTTAAATTCGATTACACCGGTAATGTGAGCAGGTCACTCTGGCAACCTATTTCGGCGACTAAATTATACAAGTTGAAATATGGTTCGAGAGTGCAGCTTGTGTTACAGGGGACTAGTATCCAGACCGCTGAGAACCACCCAATTCATCTTCACGGATATGATTTTTACATCCTTGCTGAGGGCTTTGGAAACTTCAATCCACAAACCGATACTGCTAAATTCAACCTTGTTGATCCACCTCTTCGTAATACAGCAAGTGTACCAGTCAAAGGATGGTCAGTCATCCGATTTGTAGCTGATAATCCAG GAGTTTGGATTATGCACTGTCACTTGGATGTGCACATTAATTGGGGCTTGGCCATGGCTTTCCTTGTGGAAAATGGAGTTACTGAATTGGAAGCATTGGAGGAGCCTCCGGTTGATCTTCCTGTCTGCTAA
- the LOC132612052 gene encoding uncharacterized protein LOC132612052 → MGAFDRLKQIKMAYKLDFVVVFEPFCRNTMINKFKTRLGYQFCYSNCNNQIWIFCDHNYECSILEDKEQYVTCSIKYQEDTILLPVVYAKCDEQLRETLWDDLRLIANNSNSPWMVVGDFNCILVPEEKKGGTIHRMSKSMPLLNFMMDCSLVDAGYIGSTYTWCNGRGPRHRVWERLDRALTNQLWNHKFPYTTVTHLVRIDSDHAPLMLEISHSQANYKKYFKFLNLWTEEPDFLDIVKDAWAIETVGTPMWKFHLKLKNTCKKLSEWSRNTLGNIFETTKKMEPRISQLEEVCLRDNFEENRMAYNNANALLIQHVKKEEAFWRQKAGLKWITDGDANTKFFHSVINTKRRKMHMNKIKKDNDTWIEGEDNIASEAVKFFEDQFTFQDVDDGPAVLNCLPRVINDEDNNMLNDRPTLEELKNVVFSLSTDTAPGPDGNQLPRSFTHSFLILIPKTNNPQKFTEYRPISLSNFSCKIISKLLNTRLSKELVHNIKKPNVNCNVIMKLGMTKAFDRMSWKFLGRGIKQGDPLSPSLFIIGAELLTRLMDQLKNESFIHYSVDKKRPVITHLSYADDTILFSSGDYLSLMAMMNKLQIYEKCSGQLVNKSKSCFLVTPKTNYSTIQDIKVAARIQSWHGKLLSFGGRAVLIKSVLHSLLVHLLSVVKPPQTIISLIEKYIANFFWGDNAGKNKYHWKAWKDLCFPKEEGGVGFRSIQDMCLTASAKVWWNFRTRPSLLRDFMEAKYCPRAHPVSKKWAPGQSHIWKRMVEIRRYCEHNINWKVGKGNLSFWWDNWTGNGPLAQLIHQGYKSKKIKVSDYIIDGEWNTDKLLNLDPNSMIMDIKNIKIYNDGIDFPTWTPDHNGIFTCKSAWKSLRLTRANTITAANCRHPKLPFKVSFFMSRMLENKIPTDTALHGFNICGPSGCYCCNTHKIEKTNHLFRDSELANDIWNFFGASCGIISTARDIRVTVMNWWLQRSKNKVHAMLLKCLPTIICWEIWKARCTYRYEGIKYTQRRIIDQITYLARVIINLQFTSLNLEGPWHNYCHIIENLKPKINIKCIKWIKPDSPLLKLNTDGCSKGNPGSSGGGGILRDEIGHFLMAFSAYYGQCNNNIAETKTILMGLKWCIDRGYQNINIESDSKLIIGMINGDIRIAWQVKDLIQQIDMIKNQGNINFKHCFREANTVADYLANHAEETKQEQFFIDDLTLPTRAKSLLKNDFEGRPSFRIKARTNQYEIPHD, encoded by the exons ATGGGTGCTTTTGACAGACTCAAACAAATCAAGATGGCTTACAAACTcgattttgttgttgtgtttgaacCCTTTTGTAGAAATACCATGATTAATAAGTTCAAAACAAGATTGGGGTATCAATTCTGTTACTCTAACTGCAACAACCAAATCTGGATTTTTTGTGATCACAACTATGAATGTAGCATTTTGGAAGACAAGGAGCAATATGTTACCTGTAGCATCAAATATCAAGAAGATACTATTCTTTTACCTGTGGTCTATGCTAAGTGTGATGAGCAACTCAGAGAAACTTTGTGGGATGACCTTAGACTAATTGCTAACAATTCAAACTCTCCTTGGATGGTGGTAGGTGACTTCAATTGTATTCTTGTCCCAGAAGAAAAGAAAGGAGGTACAATTCATAGAATGAGCAAAAGTATGCCTTTGCTCAATTTTATGATGGACTGTTCACTCGTAGATGCTGGATATATTGGATCTACTTATACTTGGTGTAACGGAAGAGGACCAAGGCATAGGGTCTGGGAAAGACTTGATAGAGCCTTAACCAACCAACTATGGAACCACAAATTCCCCTACACCACCGTCACTCATCTAGTCAGAATTGACTCTGACCATGCCCCTCTAATGTTGGAAATCTCACACTCTCAGGCTAACTACAAGAAATACTTCAAGTTCTTAAACTTGTGGACAGAAGAGCCTGATTTTTTGGATATTGTAAAGGATGCATGGGCTATTGAAACTGTTGGAACTCCTATGTGGAAGTTTCACTTGAAACTTAAGAATACTTGCAAAAAGCTCTCTGAATGGTCCAGAAATACTCTGGGTAATATCTTTGAAACCACCAAAAAGATGGAACCTAGGATTTCTCAACTGGAAGAAGTCTGCTTAAGAGATAATTTTGAGGAAAATAGGATGGCTTATAATAATGCTAATGCATTACTGATCCAACATGTGAAGAAGGAAGAAGCCTTTTGGAGGCAAAAAGCTGGACTTAAATGGATTACTGATGGAGATGCTAATACCAAGTTCTTTCACTCCGTCATCAACACTAAGAGAAGAAAGATGCACATGAACAAGATCAAGAAAGATAATGATACCTGGATTGAAGGGGAGGATAATATTGCCTCAGAAGCTGTCAAATTCTTTGAAGATCAATTTACCTTTCAAGATGTGGATGATGGCCCCGCTGTTCTGAATTGTCTTCCACGAGTTATTAATGATGAGGATAACAATATGCTGAATGATAGACCTACTCTTGAAGAGCTGAAGAACGTTGTTTTCTCTCTTAGCACAGACACTGCCCCTGGACCGGACG GTAATCAGCTCCCCAGATCATTCACACATAGCTTTCTGATTTTGATTCCCAAaaccaacaatccacaaaagttCACTGAATACAGACCAATCAGCCTGAGCAATTTCAGCTGCAAAATAATCTCCAAACTTCTCAACACTAGGCTCTCTAAG GAGCTTGTTCATAACATCAAAAAGCCTAATGTAAATTGCAATGTTATCATGAAATTGGGTATGACAAAAGCTTTTGATAGAATGTCTTGGAAATTTCTTG GTAGAGGCATAAAACAAGGTGATCCCCTTTccccatccctttttattatagGTGCTGAACTTCTTACTCGACTAATGGATCAATTAAAAAATGAAAGCTTTATTCACTACTCTGTTGATAAGAAACGCCCGGTCATTACGCACCTCagttatgcagatgatactattttGTTTTCTTCTGGTGACTATCTTTCTCTGATGGCCATGATGAACAAGCTCCAAATTTATGAAAAATGTTCTGGACAACTAGTAAACAAGAGTAAATCTTGTTTTCTAGTAACTCCAAAAACCAACTACTCCACCATTCAAGACATCAAAG TTGCTGCTAGAATTCAATCCTGGCATGGTAAGCTTCTTTCCTTTGGGGGTAGAGCAGTATTGATCAAATCAGTGCTACACTCTCTCCTAGTACACCTGCTCTCTGTAGTGAAACCTCCCCAAACCATCATTTCTCTTATTGAGAAATACATTGCTAATTTTTTCTGGGGTGACAATGCTGGTAAGAATAAATATCACTGGAAAGCTTGGAAGGATCTTTGCTTTCCTAAAGAAGAAGGTGGGGTTGGTTTCAGATCCATTCAAGATATGTGCTTGACTGCTAGTGCTAAGGTTTGGTGGAACTTCAGAACTAGACCTTCTCTTCTAAGGGATTTCATGGAAGCTAAATACTGTCCAAGGGCACATCCCGTCTCTAAGAAATGGGCCCCTGGACAGTCCCATATCTGGAAAAGAATGGTCGAAATTAGAAGATATTGTGAGCACAACATCAACTGGAAAGTGGGTAAAGGAAATCTTTCCTTTTGGTGGGACAACTGGACTGGAAATGGCCCTTTAGCCCAGCTCATCCATCAAGGTTACAAGTCCAAAAAGATCAAAGTTTCAGACTATATCATCGATGGAGAATGGAACACTGACAAGCTCCTCAATTTAGATCCTAACTCTATGATCATGGACATCAAGAATATTAAGATTTATAATGATGGCATTGACTTTCCTACTTGGACTCCTGATCATAACGGGATCTTCACTTGTAAATCTGCTTGGAAATCACTGAGATTGACTAGGGCTAATACTATAACTGCTGCTAACTGTCGGCATCCTAAGCTACCCTTTAAGGTTTCATTTTTTATGTCTAGGATGTTAGAAAATAAAATCCCAACCGATACTGCTCTTCACGGATTCAATATTTGTGGTCCTTCCGGATGTTATTGTTGCAACACTCACAAGATTGAGAAAACTAATCATCTTTTCAGAGATAGTGAGCTAGCCAATGATATATGGAATTTTTTTGGTGCTAGCTGTGGTATTATCTCCACTGCCAGAGATATTAGGGTGACTGTTATGAACTGGTGGCTTCAGAGGTCTAAAAACAAAGTCCATGCTATGCTCCTCAAATGCCTCCCAACTATTATTTGTTGGGAAATATGGAAAGCAAGGTGTACTTACAGATATGAAGGCATCAAATACACTCAGAGAAGGATCATTGATCAAATTACTTACCTTGCCAGAGTGATAATTAATCTTCAGTTTACTTCACTGAATCTTGAGGGCCCCTGGCATAACTACTGCCATATAATCGAAAATCTTAAGCCTAAAATCAATATTAAATGTATAAAATGGATCAAACCTGACTCACCTTTGCTTAAATTAAATACAGATGGATGCAGCAAAGGCAACCCGGGCAGCTCAGGAGGAGGAGGAATACTTAGAGATGAGATCGGACATTTCCTGATGGCTTTCTCTGCCTACTATGGACAGTGCAACAACAATATTGCTGAGACAAAAACTATCTTGATGGGGCTGAAGTGGTGCATCGACCGGGGTTACCAAAACATCAACATCGAATCAGACTCTAAACTGATTATTGGCATGATCAATGGTGACATTCGCATTGCTTGGCAAGTCAAAGATCTCATTCAACAAATCGACATGATCAAAAATCAAGGCAATATTAATTTCAAACACTGCTTTCGCGAAGCTAACACAGTTGCAGACTACTTAGCTAACCACGCAGAAGAGACCAAACAAGAACAATTCTTCATAGATGATTTAACCCTCCCCACAAGAGCTAAATCACTATTGAAGAATGATTTTGAAGGAAGACCCTCTTTCCGGATCAAAGCTAGAACAAATCAATATGAAATCCCTCATGATTAG